The DNA region GTCTCATCAACCCACTTCAGACTTCATCTATGCGAAAAATAACATTCGCAAGACTAAGACTGATAAAGTTGATACCTTTGTTATCGCTAAAACCCTTATGATGCATGATCATCGTTTCCTCACTGTAGAAGACATTGATCTTATGCATTTGAAGAATCTTGGACGTTTCCGTCAGAAGCTGGTTAAAACCGTACTAGGTTGAAAATTCAGCTAACTTCTTATATGGATCAGGTTTTCCCTGAACTCCAATACTTCTTCAAATCAGGTTTGCATCAGAAAGCCTGTTATCAGCTTCTTAAAGAAGCTCCTACTCCGGATGCTATTGCCTCCATGCATATGACTCATCTTTCAGCTCTTCTTTTAAAAGCCTCCCACGGCCACTTCAAGAAAGAACATGCTAAAGCATTAAGAGTTCTTGCAAGGGAGTCTGTCGGATCCAGCGACAGGTCTTTATCTATTCAAATAACTCATGCTATCGAGCAAATCGAGTTATTAGATAGCCAGTTAAAAACTGTTGAATCGGAAATGCAATCAATTATGCTTTCACTTGATTCACTTATCATGACCATTCCAGGCATTGGATTTGTCAATGGTGGAATGATTCTTGGTGAAATTGGTAACATTAAACGCTTCTCCAATGCTAGCAAAGTTCTAGCTTATGCTGGGTTAGATCCGTCTGTTTATCAGTCTGGAAACTTTGTTGCCAAACGTACACGTATGTCAAAACGAGGATCAAAACCTTACGTTATGCATTAATTAATGCTGCAAACAATGTTGTTCGTAACAACGACACATTTAAAGCTTATTACGATACTAAAAGAGCTGAAGGCCGAAACCACTACAACACTTTAGGTCACTGTGCCGGTAAGCTTGTCAGGGTCATCTATAAGATGCTTACTGACGAAGTCGAGTTTAATCTCGACTAATTAAAACCCGAATATCATTTGATTTTGAAAACTACCTTATAGGGAGTCTTATTAAAGTTACCCTTTTTTAAGGAATTCGATTAAAAAGAATTTCCAGCTAATTTATACTTGACTTTTCATAGCTGGTCTCTTTTTGCGGCTTCATCTGGCGTTTCGCCAACCTCAATATGTCCACCTGGAATTTCCCATGTGTTGCGATCCTTATGTCTTACAAATACCCATTGTTTCTTATAAACTGCGCACATTATTACAAACGTCAGTTCATAACCATGATAATCCTGTAATTCATAAAAGTCTATTCTTAACATCCTTGTTACTCCTTAAATAAACTAGATTACTGAGTCTCATCTTCAGTCATACATTGAGTTTTTTGTTATTCAAAAAGTTTTCTTTAAGTCAACATTCCTTTCTGCGAATATCCAAAGTTGGCGACCAACGGGGGCCAACTTTGGGCCGAGCGAAGTAAGCCAAGTACTCGCTGTTGTGCGATGTTATTTGCTCCTTCAGAAATTTTACGATATTTCATATCCATTTTTTTCATATTGAACTATTTTTACATTTATAAAACAGTAAAGAGCTAGCATACACATAACGTCAGTATTTGCCCGATTTGTAAAGCTTTTCAAACATGGAAAATACCACTACTTATTTATTCTTATGAATGTCTTTATACATAACCTTCTCATAATTCCAATTTACATTAGGTTTAATTATATTCTTGAGAGCTTCTTTATCAGCACCTTCAGATAATAAAGCATTATAGAATACCGAGCTTCTGCACAATAATCCAACATTTCTATAAAAGCCCCACAATGAAACGTGTGAGAAATCATAATCAGATTGTTCAAATGCTATATACGGAAAATTCATAGGTATCCAAAGACCAGTTAAATCACATAAGTTATCTTTTTTATTTGACCTCGTCAGCCTTGGGTATCTATTATACTGTGTATTTGTATGCATTATTTTAGAATATGCTTCAAGTAAACCATCCAACTCATCATAACACATACCAAATACTTCAGAAGTCAATAGCCTATTTTCTGTAAATCTCCAGCTCCCATGCTCTTCAATGTGATCTGACACACAAAAATATGTAGTTGCACCGATAGGAAGTTGTAAAATACACTTTAATTTTTTATACTTAACATCTTTATAGGAATCTTCATTAAGAAACGAATCAAAGATAATACAACCTTTATTAATTCTTAAAAATATATCATTCATTTTGGTTTTATTCTTCATATTTAAAGACACAGGAAACGAATCAATATATGTTTCTCTCTCATCATTACGTTTTATACCTGTATAGCAGAATATAGAATTCCTTTCTGAAATATAAAAGAAAGATATAGCGTCATTAATAGATAACTCACTTCCAAACCGTTCTTTTAATAAATTTATGCTATATAGTTGCATATTTTTTTTCATATATATCTCCCATTTAGAAGCTCCAAAAATTAGTCACTGATTAATTATAGATTTCTATCAAATAACATTAAAGAAAATATTAAAGCTAATAATATTAGCAATATATTATTATATGTAGAGAAAGATTAGACGCTTGAACTCTTATAGATTAACCTTAGATCTCATTAACTCATCCCATTTCTTAAGAGTCATTCGATATAAAGCAGCTATTGTCGCAACATTGAGATATGGATGTCCATAATGCCATGAAGTTTTATCCAACTCACTTTTAAGCATATTTTTAAATACCCCTATATCTTCCTCTTTTACATTTCGCTCTATAAATTCCTCGTTTATTGATTTACCATATATTCGTTTATACTCTTGTATTCCTTGAATGCTCCAAAATGTATCATAAATTGAAACTTTATACGCCTTAAGCCAATCCCACATTATCTCAGTATCATTAACATTTGGATTGTCTATGTGGCATCTTTCACATAAAAGAACATAATTAGATGGTTCATCCTTACCTCCTAATGAGTCCGGTATTATATGACATCTTTGTAATTTTCTTTTGTAACCACAACGCCAGCATCTCTCAAGTGCTTCAGAAGCATCAACACTAAAATCGCTTTCATCAATATTTGTAAACCAGTAATCAACTATATCCTCTTTCTTCGTCTTTATACTAACCTTTTTCAACATTTATAATCCATCCCTTTTTCATTTTAATATCGCTTTTATAGCACTAATCTTTTCTGTCAGATAATGTTTTCGTTGTTGCCGTCGTTCATACATGACGGCAACTAGCATGTTAGATGTTGGAATCAAAATAAGTTTCCATAATCTTCAATTTAATTATCATCAATTACGTCTTTTAGTTGATTAGAGTCACTTAAAGTTATGCTACTATATGTTTCTTTTTCTACCCAACATTCTACGATTCCTGCATATTTGGGCAATATATCTGGATAGTAAATATCTTTTGCTTCTATTGTCCTAACTTCATAAGTCATCTTACCATCAACAACTGTTATTAATGTAATCCCATGTTCTTTTGCAAATTTTAATGCCCCTCTTTGAAAACCCGACGTAGTCATCAGAATTCCTTTATTCGCACCGATTGTACGAATCTTGTCATATAGTACTTGCACCTTCTCTCGACTCACAAAACGTTTATACATTTTACATTCCACTAACGTTAGGTATTTCGCTCCCATAAGCTCAAAGGAAATTTGTCCATCAATTTGATATTCTCCATCACTTGATTTTATAATTACATTGTGTTCAAAATTTGAGTTTGGTAAATCCGAACTATACTCTTTGAGAATACTTAGACAAAAAACTTCAAAATCATTCGAGGACATATCTGCAAAATATTCTTCGCTTTTGTATCTCATAGATTCCTCCTATAAATTTGCATTTGTTTATTTTTCTCACTTCACGACATCCTCTCTACATAGAACGAACTGCTCATGTCCTGATAAGGTTAATGCAATGAAGGGGTGCGACTGTACTTAAAGGACTGGGTGTGTCCGCCTATCTTTTCTTCGTAGCTCATTCCCTAGACATTTCTTTCGCTAAGAAGCTATCATGTGCAGTACTTGATGGTAATATACAATAATCACCTTTTCTTCTTAGTCCATACATTTGTATCTGGATTATTTTTGTCTGGCGAACCACCAGAACCAATCGTTCTGTCATGCATCAATAATTCAAGAAGGATATCAAATGTTTCATTGATATCCATTTCAACTACTTTAGCAACTCTTGATGTAGTCATAATGCCTTCCATATCAATTATTTTAAGAATATTCATCTTTTTATCATAATCCGATTTCTTCTTCTCTTGCTCCACCATTCTTCTTAGTTCAATATCTTGTCTCTCAAGCTCTTTTTCATAATACCTAGCTGTAACTTTGTAATATTCATTCGCTCGTTCAGCATATTCTGAAGCCTTAATCTCGCTTTCTTTTGATGCTTTCTTAGCTCTTTCTGCCATAACAAATACAAATATATTCCATAATGCAGTGAGTACACCAATTAACATCATGATGAAACTAATAGTTAATGCTCTGTCAATATCTCCCATACTAATCTCCTTCAAATCGGAAATTTTTTGACATGTTGTCACGTTACCCATGTTTATAGTTTCTTAAGATGCTTTCACATCTTGTTCTTTTTCTCTTCTTTTTAACTGGATTTAACCAAACTTCATCTTCTATACTCCAGTTACGTATTGCTCCTGGCCATCGTTCTGGATGCTTTGATTTAGCTTCTTGATATACTTTCGTTCTTGCTTCTAATATTGCTTTATCTTGCCCCGTGTGCCTTTCATTTGGGCTTATAAAGCATAATCCGCTGTGCTTATGTTCGTTGTTATACCAGTTCACGAATTGTCTGACCCATAACCTTGATTCATTCACACTATTAAATCCTCTTGGTTGATAATTAGGTCTATATTTTAATGTCTTAAATAAACTTTCTGAATATGGATTATCATTACTTACTCTTGGTCTACTTCTGGATGGTACAATGCCTAAGTTATACAAGGTTTCAAGCATTGTTGCACCTTTCATAGGACTTCCATTATCTGAATGTAAAACTAATGGTTTATCATTCAGCATGATTTTCATCCATATATGCTCTTTTGATTAGATCACTTGCATGAAGAGCAGACTCTTCTTCCCACACTTCCCAGCCAACTATTTTACGGCTGTACATATCCAAAATCATATATAAATAATAGTGTTGTCCTTTAATTGGTCCTTTTAAATACGTTATATCCCACGTCCATACGTCACAGGCTTTTGATGCTTTATGGGTTTCCATTGGCCTCTTAATTGGGGCTCTTGATCTTCCTCTATGCACTAACTCTTTATGATTTTTAAGGATATTATATATTGTTGTTTCTGACGCTAAATATATTCCTCGATCCGCTAATATCGGTACTATTTGGCTCGGGGCTAAACTACTAAACTCTTCAGTATTACATACTCTTAGTATCTCTTGTTCTTCTTCTTTGCTGATTTTATTCTTAGGTTCTGGTCTCTCACAGGTTTTCTTTTATCTATATAATCACTGTCTTTCCAGCGATCGAACGTTCTTGTATGAATTTTATAATTTCACAAGCTTTATATAATCTTGCTCCATTTTCTACAGCTTCACTAATTAGCTCTACAGCTTGTTTACGATCTTGGGCACTAATTAGTCTTCCTCGTTGTCCGTTCCCCATATCGCATTGGCCTTTTTTCCAAGTACCAATAATGCTGCCGCTTCTGCAAGCGCTTTTTCCTTACGATCCAGCTCTTTTTGTAACTTTTCTTTTTCTTTTTTTTCTTTTCTTAGCTCTTGATTGACTTTACTTGTTCTCTCTGATGTTCCACCGTTAGCCTGCATGCAAGCATCTTTCCATTCTTTTACTTGTTCTGGGTAGATCCCTTTTTTTCTACAGTACTCTGAGAACTCGATTTCACTTAAGTTTGCTGTTTCTAAAACAACTAGAAATTTATCTTGGGTACTCCAATTTTCTGCTTTTTATACTTTGTTGTTGATGATAAACCTGTTCTTTTGACCTCATCACGCCATCTATATAACGTGTTTGCATTGATTCCTGTTTCTTTATGAATATCACTAATCGACTCTTCACCACTAAGTATTCTAGATAGTATCTTTTCTTTTTGTTCCTTACTGTACTTGTTATAACTCATCGTTGTTCTCCTCTTCTTCGAGTATTTATCATACTCTATTTGAGGGTTAGTGACAACTTCCGTTTAACAGAGGGAAATCTAACAAACCAATTAAGTATTGCGCATTACATTCCAGCAGTTTCCGACGTTCTTTCATTTAATATCTTGGCTGAAAAGTGGCACCCATCCTTGCCTTGCCAGGATTGTGACATCGAAAATTTTAGGATACTGGGTGTTATGGAAAGTTTATAGGTTAAATTTAATATCATTTTTCAATATAAGTCTTCCAATTTCATAAATGGCTGCAAATTCTAATGACTCAACTTTTGAGATTTTTTCGCAAGATTGAATTTCTCTATAATAAACTCCATCTGTATATATATAGTCATAGTATTTATCCATTTTAACACATTGATAAGGTGTGACTTCTCCCTCAGCTTGAATTATACCTGCTGTAATAGAATGATTACCACCATGTACAAATGCTACTCCTACTGGTAACCATAGTTCTATGCAATGATTTATTTTATCTTCTTTCCACTCTTTACTGTGAAGTTCTGACCCAAAATTGCATAGTGCAGAGCAATATCGATTATAATTCCAAGGCCATGGTAAAATTAGATCTCTACCTAATTTCAAACTTCCTTTGTGATCAATTCTTTCTATTAGATCAAATATCTTAACTTCTTTACCACCAATATTAATAGTTTCCATGACATTAATAAAAATATCTTCTTTTACCTGTTTAGGTCCTTTTCCCTCAATAAATAGAGATTGCAAATACTCAGTTTGAGTGCTTCTTCCTAGTAATCTAATAAAGTTAAATATAGGATGATTTTTGCATTTTTCTCCATACATATCTTCTATCATTCTATTTTCATTAATAATTTCATTTGCACTTTTTAATATTTGATTAAACTTTTTATACTTACTTCTATTATAATAATTATCAATCATCTCTAATATCATATTATCCCTTTCTTACATAGTTGGATAAGTCAGATGGATTACTTCCTCTTTCTCCCCTAAAAACCGTGTGTGAGACCTTCATCTCATACGACTCAAGCTATCTGTAACCAATCTTGTCATAGGTCACCGCAAGTAACGCGGTTGTTAAATTCATCTTATTTCCCGAATAATCTTGATTCGTGGCGCCGTTAATCAAGATTATTCATTCCCTTAAATAGAAGTGCGCTTCAGCTTGCATGGCTCTATCTTGC from Petrocella atlantisensis includes:
- a CDS encoding transposase, with translation MKIQLTSYMDQVFPELQYFFKSGLHQKACYQLLKEAPTPDAIASMHMTHLSALLLKASHGHFKKEHAKALRVLARESVGSSDRSLSIQITHAIEQIELLDSQLKTVESEMQSIMLSLDSLIMTIPGIGFVNGGMILGEIGNIKRFSNASKVLAYAGLDPSVYQSGNFVAKRTRMSKRGSKPYVMH
- a CDS encoding NUDIX domain-containing protein, whose protein sequence is MLRIDFYELQDYHGYELTFVIMCAVYKKQWVFVRHKDRNTWEIPGGHIEVGETPDEAAKRDQL
- a CDS encoding HNH endonuclease; translation: MLKKVSIKTKKEDIVDYWFTNIDESDFSVDASEALERCWRCGYKRKLQRCHIIPDSLGGKDEPSNYVLLCERCHIDNPNVNDTEIMWDWLKAYKVSIYDTFWSIQGIQEYKRIYGKSINEEFIERNVKEEDIGVFKNMLKSELDKTSWHYGHPYLNVATIAALYRMTLKKWDELMRSKVNL
- a CDS encoding restriction endonuclease; translated protein: MRYKSEEYFADMSSNDFEVFCLSILKEYSSDLPNSNFEHNVIIKSSDGEYQIDGQISFELMGAKYLTLVECKMYKRFVSREKVQVLYDKIRTIGANKGILMTTSGFQRGALKFAKEHGITLITVVDGKMTYEVRTIEAKDIYYPDILPKYAGIVECWVEKETYSSITLSDSNQLKDVIDDN
- a CDS encoding DUF6710 family protein, which produces MILEMIDNYYNRSKYKKFNQILKSANEIINENRMIEDMYGEKCKNHPIFNFIRLLGRSTQTEYLQSLFIEGKGPKQVKEDIFINVMETINIGGKEVKIFDLIERIDHKGSLKLGRDLILPWPWNYNRYCSALCNFGSELHSKEWKEDKINHCIELWLPVGVAFVHGGNHSITAGIIQAEGEVTPYQCVKMDKYYDYIYTDGVYYREIQSCEKISKVESLEFAAIYEIGRLILKNDIKFNL